The proteins below are encoded in one region of Polypterus senegalus isolate Bchr_013 chromosome 2, ASM1683550v1, whole genome shotgun sequence:
- the si:dkey-4e7.3 gene encoding inosine-uridine preferring nucleoside hydrolase, with amino-acid sequence MPKKLLLVDVDCGVDDAQALMMALAKSDVEILGITCVHGNTSLDNICRNVLRVLKMGNRLEIPVFRGASRPIIQEPLTASFFHGKDGLGDAPDPDAPGLELLQKEGAVEAMIRIATENEGQVCLVATAPLTNLALAVKLDPTFPSRLSGLCIMGGNMEARGNTTVCGEFNFAADPEAAYIVLNEYLCPTQIATWEFVCYNKLSWEFCEEWMDQDTEKARFMRRIFAYTMQAAKSSRCEKEAVSGPGFMSCDSYAMAAAVDDTFVTESQKCAVSVELTGTMTRGMMVVDNIGLLKKDHKVSLMKKCDLEKFKKLMMDALK; translated from the exons ATGCCTAAAAAGTTGCTTCTGGTTGATGTTGATTGTGGGGTTGATGACGCGCAGGCCCTCATGATGGCCTTAGCAAAGTCAGATGTTGAAATTCTTGGGATAACCTGTGTCCATGGGAACACGTCTCTGGATAACATCTGCCGGAATGTGCTCAGAGTTCTCAAAATGGGCAACAGACTAGAG ATTCCTGTGTTTAGAGGAGCATCAAGACCCATTATTCAGGAGCCTTTGACTGCCTCCTTTTTCCATGGGAAAGATGGATTGGGAGATGCTCCTGACCCAGATGCTCCAGGACTAGAGCTACTGCAGAAGGAAGGTGCTGTGGAAGCCATGATCAGGATAGCTACAGAAAATGAAGGCCAG GTTTGTTTGGTTGCTACTGCACCATTGACAAATCTGGCATTAGCAGTGAAGCTGGATCCTACTTTCCCAAGTAGACTGAGTGGACTCTGCATCATGGGAGGCAACATGGAAG CAAGAGGAAATACCACTGTCTGTGGAGAATTCAACTTTGCAGCTGATCCAGAAGCAGCTTACATCGTTTTGAATGAATACCTCTGCCCGACACAGATTGCTACCTGGGAGTTTGTATGTTACAACAAGCTGTCTTGG GAATTCTGTGAAGAATGGATGGACCAAGACACTGAAAAGGCCAGATTTATGAGAAGAATTTTTGCCTACACTATGCAAGCAGCAAAGAGCAGTAGGTGTGAAAAAGAAGCGGTCAGTGGTCCAGGATTTATGTCTTGTGACTCCTATGCAATGGCTGCAGCTGTTGATGATACATTTGTGACAGAATCCCAAAAGTGTGCAGTGAGTGTGGAGCTGACAGGGACGATGACAAGAGGCATGATGGTGGTGGACAATATAGGTCTGTTGAAGAAAGACCATAAAGTCTCATTAATGAAGAAGTGCGATCTGGAAAAGTTCAAGAAGCTAATGATGGACGCTTTGAAGTAA